One part of the Glycine soja cultivar W05 chromosome 11, ASM419377v2, whole genome shotgun sequence genome encodes these proteins:
- the LOC114374023 gene encoding non-specific lipid-transfer protein-like protein At5g64080: MAVELLNQLQHLYFFPLHFRSLLTNFLVLLHFPIIKTSKLNNMERFVRLLTVVLAMAMVLAAPAHAQISTPCSTSMINGFFNPCMNFLTNSSGNGNGTSPTAECCNSIKSLTSGGMDCLCLIMTGNVPFRIPINRTLAISLPRACNLPRLPLQCKSSPLPAPGPAAFGPSLSPSAPSLSPEASSVLPSPSLAPLSDITPPLLTPSSATTGSGRSDLTPSSAMPSYRFLPSVVLIALGFAVLKHY, translated from the exons ATGGCAGTTGAGCTTTTAAACCAACTTCAACACCTCTACTTTTTCCCCCTCCACTTCCGATCTCTCCTTACAAACTTCCTTGTCCTGCTGCACTTTCCCATTATCAAAACTTCCAAACTCAACAACATGGAACGTTTTGTGCGCCTCCTAACTGTTGTATTAGCCATGGCTATGGTGCTGGCTGCACCAGCCCACGCTCAGATCAGCACGCCATGCAGCACATCAATGATAAACGgctttttcaacccttgtatgaATTTCCTCACAAATAGCAGTGGCAATGGCAATGGCACTTCACCTACTGCTGAGTGCTGCAATTCCATCAAGTCCCTCACAAGTGGCGGCATGGACTGTTTGTGTCTCATTATGACTGGCAATGTTCCCTTTAGAATACCAATCAACCGAACCCTGGCCATCTCTCTTCCTCGTGCTTGCAATTTGCCTCGTCTTCCACTTCAATGCAAAA GTTCACCACTTCCAGCTCCAG GACCTGCGGCTTTTGGGCCATCTCTTTCTCCATCTGCTCCATCTCTTAGTCCTGAAG CTTCCTCTGtacttccttcaccttctttgGCACCACTGTCTGACATAACCCCTCCTCTTTTGACTCCATCATCTGCAACCACGGGAAGTGGTCGTTCTGATCTGACTCCATCTTCTGCCATGCCATCTTACCGTTTTCTACCTTCAGTTGTGTTGATTGCGTTAGGATTTGCTGTTCTTAAACACTATTAG
- the LOC114377411 gene encoding type IV inositol polyphosphate 5-phosphatase 7-like has translation MRDENSKKSKLSWSKRMVRKFFNVKSKAEDSYQSNGVAYGGGDVEYRSRNSSFSEREIKKSKTDKFSRNTEQVRRGRVSLDHPRIIDVHNYSIFVASWNVAGRSPPSNLSIDDWLHASPPADIYVLGFQEIVPLNAGNILGAEDNGPAKKWLALIGKTLNNLPGTSGGGGYYTPSPIPQPVVEINADFEGSARQKNSSFFHRRSFQTTSSGWGLDNDSSTMQPRLDRRFSVCDRVIFGHRKSDFDPSYRWGYRPSDYSRASDYSRPSDYSRWGSSDDDNGLGDSPSTVSPLSYGGPASAEDGYGMPGRSRYCLVASKQMVGIFLTIWVRSELKDHVRNMKVSCVGRGLMGYLGNKGSISISMSLHETSFCFICSHLTSGQKEGDELRRNSDVMEILKKTRFPRVHDADNEKSPETILEHDRIIWLGDLNYRIALSYRSAKALVEMQNWRALLENDQLRIEQKRGRAFVGWNEGKIYFPPTYKYSTNSDRYAGDDMHPKEKRRTPAWCDRILWYGEGLHQLSYVRGESRFSDHRPVYGIFWAEVESSHGRLKKSMSCSRNRIEVEELLPYSHGYTELSFF, from the exons ATGAGAGATGAGAATTCCAAGAAAAGCaag CTCTCATGGTCGAAGAGAATGGTCAGAAAGTTCTTCAATGTCAAAAGCAAAGCTGAGGACTCCTACCAGTCAAATGGTGTTGCTTATGGAG GAGGTGACGTAGAATACAGAAGCAGGAACAGCAGCTTCTCTGAGAGGGAGATCAAAAAGAGCAAAACAG ACAAGTTTAGCAGGAACACGGAGCAGGTTAGGCGAGGAAGAGTGAGTCTCGACCATCCTCGAATTATTGATGTTCATAACTATAG CATTTTTGTTGCTTCATGGAATGTGGCTGGAAGATCCCCACCAAGTAATTTGAGTATAGATGATTGGCTTCATGCCTCGCCACCGGCAGATATTTATGTTCTTGG ATTTCAAGAGATAGTTCCCTTGAATGCTGGTAATATCTTGGGCGCAGAAGACAACGGACCTGCCAAAAAATGGCTAGCTCTCATTGGAAAGACCTTAAACAACCTTCCGGGTACTAGTGGAGGTGGTGGGTATTATACACCATCTCCAATCCCTCAGCCAGTGGTAGAAATAAATGCAGATTTTGAGGGATCCGCTAGGCAAAAAAATTCATCATTCTTCCATCGCCGGTCGTTCCAGACAACTTCTAGCGGCTGGGGATTGGACAATGATTCTTCAACTATGCAGCCGCGACTAGATCGAAGATTCAGCGTCTGTGATCGTGTGATTTTTGGTCACAGGAAAAGTGACTTTGATCCCAGCTATAGATGGGGTTATAGGCCTAGTGACTATTCCAGGGCAAGTGACTACTCCAGACCCAGTGACTATTCAAGATGGGGTTCATCTGATGATGACAATGGCCTTGGAGACTCGCCAAGCACAGTCTCACCACTGTCTTATGGTGGACCTGCCTCTGCTGAAGATGGATATGGAATGCCAGGGCGTTCCAGGTACTGCCTTGTTGCAAGTAAGCAAATGGTAGGAATATTTCTAACCATATGGGTGAGAAGTGAATTGAAAGATCATGTGCGAAACATGAAAGTATCCTGTGTTGGCAGAGGATTGATGGGCTATCTTGGAAATAAG GGATCCATCTCAATTAGCATGTCTCTACATGAAACAAGCTTTTGCTTCATTTGTAGCCACTTAACCTCAGGACAAAAGGAGGGTGATGAATTAAGAAGAAATTCTGATGTGATGGAGATTCTTAAGAAGACAAGGTTTCCACGTGTACATGATGCTGACAATGAGAAGTCTCCCGAGACAATACTCGAGCATGA TCGAATTATATGGCTTGGAGACTTGAATTATCGGATTGCCCTCTCCTACCGTTCTGCTAAGGCACTTGTTGAGATGCAAAACTGGAGAGCATTGTTGGAGAATGACCAG TTGAGAATAGAGCAGAAGAGAGGCCGTGCATTTGTGGGATGGAATGAAGGGAAGATTTATTTCCCTCCAACATACAAGTATTCAACTAATTCAGATAGGTATGCAGGAGATGATATGCACCCAAAGGAGAAAAGGCGAACACCTGCTTG GTGTGACCGTATTTTGTGGTATGGAGAAGGTCTCCATCAATTATCTTACGTCCGTGGAGAATCAAGGTTTTCAGACCACAGACCGGTTTATGGCATATTTTGGGCTGAGGTTGAGTCAAGTCATGGAAGACTGAAGAAGAGTATGAGCTGTTCTCGGAACAGAATTGAGGTGGAGGAACTCTTGCCATATTCCCACGGATATACTGAACTAAGTTTTTTCTAA
- the LOC114374024 gene encoding non-specific lipid-transfer protein-like protein At2g13820, whose product MAHTKVDMGLVLVVMAMLCAGAAAQSQSSCTNVLVSLSPCLNYITGNSSTPSSGCCSQLASVVRSQPQCLCQVLSGGGSSLGININQTQALALPVACKVQTPPTSQCNNAAASPPTGTVAESPNSAPSGTGGSKNLPTTDNGSSSGNSIKLSIPLILILAATYVSTFTTY is encoded by the exons ATGGCACACACAAAAGTGGATATGGGTTTGGTTTTGGTGGTAATGGCCATGCTATGCGCAGGAGCTGCAGCTCAATCTCAATCGAGTTGCACAAATGTGTTAGTGAGCCTGTCACCGTGCCTTAACTATATCACAGGGAATTCTTCAACCCCATCTTCAGGATGCTGCTCACAGCTTGCCAGTGTGGTGCGCTCACAACCACAATGCCTATGTCAGGTTCTTAGCGGCGGTGGATCATCACTGGGGATCAACATTAACCAAACTCAGGCTCTGGCTTTGCCTGTTGCTTGCAAGGTGCAGACCCCACCCACCAGTCAATGTAACAATG CTGCTGCTTCACCACCAACAGGAACAGTTGCGGAATCTCCAAATTCAGCTCCATCAG GAACCGGAGGATCCAAAAACCTACCCACAACTGATAATGGCTCATCCAGCGGGAATTCCATCAAGTTATCGATTCCTCTGATACTTATTTTGGCAGCAACATACGTGTCAACTTTCACAACATACTGA
- the LOC114374022 gene encoding protein CDC73 homolog: MDPLSALREFTMRGEVEKIVRVNAEFRFGEEYTFPCWVETAYRSTKGNRYTLETLVHYIQNHHLKHTEYIQNTFAVGIPSVTLPDRKPLLQYLQGTLSSSDSIEYRPHDDPSSFPAPKSTPNPPSLPPEDLNLDFISMIRSAEKPLKDRQSLLECKNRDFYSVLVSATKREEERQRMESHQRKDGLVAKSRLMGSDDRGLGFSDDMGGYDPTPKPKMHLKGTKIGEGVPIILVPSAFQTLITIYNVKEFLEDGVYIPTDVKVKQMKGARPDCVTVQKKLSRDRVVTAYEVRDKPSTLKPDDWDRVVAVFVLGKEWQFKDWPFKDHVEIFNKIIGFFMRFEDDSLESCKTVKQWNVKIISISKNKRHQDRAAALDVWERLEDFVRARSHS; encoded by the exons ATGGATCCTTTGTCGGCTCTCAGAGAGTTTACGATGAGAGGCGAGGTGGAAAAGATAGTGCGTGTGAACGCAGAGTTCCGATTCGGGGAGGAGTACACCTTCCCATGCTGGGTGGAGACTGCTTACCGTTCCACCAAGGGCAACCGTTACACCCTTGAAACCCTAGTCCACTACATACAAAACCACCACCTCAAGCACACCGAGTACATCCAGAACACCTTCGCCGTCGGCATCCCCTCCGTCACCCTCCCCGACCGCAAGCCCCTCCTCCAATACCTCCAGGGCACCCTCTCCTCCTCCGATTCCATCGAGTACCGCCCCCACGACGACCCTTCTTCCTTCCCAGCCCCCAAATCCACCCCCAACCCCCCTTCCCTGCCCCCAGAGGACCTCAATTTGGACTTCATCTCCATGATCAGGTCCGCCGAGAAGCCCTTGAAGGACCGCCAGTCCTTGCTGGAGTGCAAGAATCGCGACTTCTACAGCGTCCTCGTCTCCGCCACCAAGCGCGAAGAGGAGCGCCAGAGGATGGAATCTCACCAGAGGAAGGACGGCCTCGTTGCCAAGAGTCGCCTCATGGGCTCCGACGACCGGGGTTTAGGGTTCTCCGACGACATGGGCGGCTACGACCCTACTCCCAAGCCCAAGATGCACCTCAAGGGCACCAAAATTGGGGAAGGTGTCCCCATTATCTTGGTCCCCAGTGCCTTTCAGACCCTCATTACTATCTACAATGTCAAGGAGTTCTTGGAGGATGGTGTTTATATACCCACTGATGTTAAGGTCAAGCAGATGAAAGGTGCCAGGCCCGATTGTGTTACCGTCCAGAAGAAGCTCAGTAGGGATAGGGTTGTAACCGCTTATGAAGTCAGGGATAAGCCTTCTACTCTTAAACCCGACGATTGGGATCGGGTTGTTGCTGTTTTTGTGCTCGGCAAGGAGTGGCAGTTTAAGGATTGGCCTTTCAAGGACCATGTTGAAATTTTCAACAAAA TTATTGGATTTTTCATGCGTTTTGAAGATGATAGTTTGGAGTCATGCAAGACTGTCAAGCAGTGGAATGTCAAGATTATCTCG ATTAGTAAGAACAAGCGACATCAAGACAGGGCTGCAGCATTGGACGTCTGGGAGAGACTAGAAGACTTTGTACGCGCACGATCACATTCTTGA
- the LOC114377186 gene encoding stAR-related lipid transfer protein 7, mitochondrial-like, which translates to MEDSFFDVVEFLKKPSLTETFVDILLCAVPIWLAVMIGLMIGWSWRPRWTGLVFLGLRSKFRFLWTAPPGFGARRLWLAFTALSAFTYWFNFKGKTKAKAQDPSPSQPDATDSNAISRAARSSDRAEEREQDTVTQADLEHFLHLLEGKDGVMDWQSFMERSTPNMQYKAWRYDPETGPTVYRSRTVFDDATPELVRDFFWDDDFRPKWDAMLAYCKVLEECPHNGTMISHWIKKFPFFCSDREYIIARRIWQAGNTYYCVTKGVPYPSLPKRDKPRRVELYFSSWVIKPVESRKGDGQLSACEVTLLHYEDMGIPKDVAKLGVRHGMWGAVKKLHSGMRAYQSARKTEASLSRCALMASKTTKITSDANMHSSEPSSCMEDRVQAMNNTAQKGNGIDWKWVAVGGTVALVLGLHTGAVGRALLLGAGHRIARR; encoded by the exons ATGGAGGATTCTTTCTTTGACGTGGTGGAGTTTCTGAAGAAACCCTCGTTAACGGAGACATTCGTCGACATTTTGCTATGCGCGGTTCCGATTTGGCTGGCCGTCATGATCGGCTTGATGATCGGGTGGTCGTGGCGGCCGCGCTGGACTGGGCTCGTCTTCCTCGGCCTCCGGAGCAAGTTCCGGTTCCTCTGGACGGCGCCGCCGGGCTTCGGCGCCCGCCGCCTCTGGCTCGCCTTCACCGCCCTCTCCGCCTTCACCTATTGGTTCAATTTCAAAGGCAAGACCAAGGCCAAAGCTCAAGATCCCTCGCCTTCTCAACCCGATGCTACCGACTCCAACGCCATCTCCCGCGCTGCTCG GTCCAGTGATAGGGCTGAGGAGAGGGAGCAGGACACTGTTACACAGGCTGATTTGGAacattttcttcatcttctcgAAGGGAAGGATGGAGTGATGGACTGGCAGAGTTTTATGGAAAGGTCAACACCAAACATGCAATACAAAGCTTGGCGTTACGATCCTGAG ACAGGTCCTACAGTTTACCGTAGTAGAACTGTCTTTGATGATGCAACTCCAGAGTTGGTGAGGGATTTCTTCTGGGATGATGACTTTCGTCCTAAATGGGATGCTATGCTTGCATACTGCAAAGTATTGGAGGAATGCCCTCATAATGGGACAATGATTTCTCACTGGATTAAAAAG TTCCCCTTTTTCTGTAGCGATAGAGAATATATCATTGCTCGAAGAATATGGCAGGCTGGAAACACATACTATTGTGTAACGAAG GGAGTACCCTATCCAAGTTTGCCAAAACGGGATAAGCCCAGACGTGTGGAGCTCTATTTTTCTAGTTGGGTAATTAAACCTG TGGAATCTCGCAAAGGAGATGGTCAGCTGTCTGCATGTGAGGTTACCCTGCTACATTATGAAGACATGGGGATTCCCAAAGATGTTGCGAAGTTGGGAGTCCGGCATGGAATGTGGGGAGCTGTCAAGAAATTGCATTCTGGAATGAGAGCTTACCAGAGTGCTAGGAAAACAGAGGCTTCTTTATCAAGATGTGCATTGATGGCAAGTAAAACAACCAAGATTACTTCTGACGCAAACATGCATTCCTCAGAGCCTTCGTCTTGCATGGAAGATAGGGTGCAAGCCATGAATAATACTGCACAAAAGGGTAATGGCATAGACTGGAAGTGGGTGGCTGTTGGTGGCACTGTTGCTCTGGTTTTGGGTCTTCATACTGGTGCTGTGGGGAGAGCGTTATTATTGGGAGCAGGGCACAGAATTGCACGGAGGTGA